A region from the Drosophila bipectinata strain 14024-0381.07 chromosome 3R, DbipHiC1v2, whole genome shotgun sequence genome encodes:
- the LOC108121778 gene encoding putative gustatory receptor 98b, producing the protein MEQNQSRLLASALPYLQVFSVFVLTPPPQIFERTSHQRLKKYLMSGYVGYAIAILLLVFFESYVNFLSINEEVVEYKLEDFTKVMGNTQKVLPSIIAVCNYLNMLLNYRRLGGIYKEIAFLESEIEDASQCFGGQKRRLSFTVRLIMWIGVGLVVIMIGLPRCTYESMGPFLNFTNKTLTEFVLVMQQLKSLEYCVFVMLVHEMLRLLRHTLQQLQLELVDCQDQDMVQALCVALKRNQRLVGQIWRLVTELGSYFSLPMIMLFVYNCVTILHMINWAYINTFIENDCCTFERFGVCFLLISNLLLACFLSQRCTDTYNSLPRILHQIRCNSVTTNSSTLTMGLQEYLLQMQHLKLFFSCGGFFNINLKYFGGVIVTLLGYIIILLQFKIQSIAQKNNSDGLLQTN; encoded by the exons ATGGAGCAAAATCAA AGTCGATTACTGGCCTCCGCCCTTCCTTACCTACAGGTATTTTCGGTATTCGTCCTAACCCCACCTCCCCAAATCTTCGAAAGAACCTCCCACCAGCGACTCAAGAAGTATTTGATGTCTGGCTATGTCGGCTATGCAATTGCTATCCTTCTTCTGGTTTTCTTTGAGTCCTACGTGAACTTTTTATCAATAAACGAGGAAGTGGTCGAGTACAAGCTGGAAGACTTTACAAAGGTAATGGGTAACACCCAGAAGGTGCTGCCCTCCATCATAGCTGTGTGCAATTATCTGAATATGCTGCTCAACTATCGACGCCTTGGTGGGATCTACAAGGAGATTGCTTTTCTTGAGTCAGAGATCGAGGATGCCTCCCAGTGTTTCGGAGGACAGAAGCGTCGATTAAGTTTCACAGTGCGTTTAATTATGTGGATTGGGGTGGGGCTAGTAGTGATAATGATAGGCCTGCCTCGATGTACATATGAATCGATGGGCCCTTTCTTGAACTTTACAAACAAGACTCTGACCGAATTCGTCCTAGTGATGCAGCAGTTAAAGTCCCTGGAGTATTGTGTGTTTGTGATGTTGGTCCATGAGATGCTACGGTTGCTGCGCCACACGTTGCAGCAGTTGCAACTGGAACTGGTTGACTGTCAAGACCAGGACATGGTCCAGGCTCTGTGTGTCGCCTTGAAACGAAACCAAAGACTTGTGGGTCAAATTTGGAGACTTGTGACTGAGCTTGGCAGCTACTTCTCCCTTCCCATGATTATGCTCTTCGTTTACAACTGTGTAACAATCCTGCACATGATTAACTGGGCCTACATTAACACCTTTATTGAAAATGATTGCTGTACTTTTG AACGTTTTGGGGTTTGTTTTTTGCTGATATCCAACCTTTTATTGGCCTGCTTTTTAAGTCAGCGTTGTACGGATACt TACAATAGTTTGCCTCGAATCCTTCATCAGATACGTTGCAATTCTGTAACCACAAACTCTTCAACTCTGACCATGGGCCTGCAGGAGTACCTTTTGCAAATGCAGCACTTGAAGCTCTTTTTTTCCTGCGGGGGATTCTTCAACATTAACTTGAAATACTTTGGCGGG GTGATAGTTACATTATTGGGCTACATCATAATACTCTTGCAGTTTAAAATTCAGTCGATTGCCCAGAAAAATAATTCCGACGGACTATTGCAAACCAATTAA
- the Klp98A gene encoding kinesin-like protein Klp98A isoform X1, with the protein MSSLKVAVRVRPFNSRENDMDAQLIVEMEGKKTRLLKPRLQSIRDAGRDNHHDFTFDYSYWSFDAEDQHFATQEQVYSDLGNDVVDCAYEGYNACVFAYGQTGSGKTFTMMGTPNNPGLIPRICEELFARMRVGQESGTGYRTHASYLEIYNERVKDLLAAQSTGHGLRVREHRSLGPYVENLSQHAVSDFDEIQECIARGNAQRTTASTNMNDTSSRSHAIFTITFVQAVFMNDMPSETVSKIHLVDLAGSERANATGATGQRLKEGAHINKSLVTLGSVISALAEQTSAGNISSSSLATTPNGASKRVLYIPYRDSILTWLLKDSLGGNSKTIMIAALSPADCNYSETLSTLRYANRAKNIINKPTVNEDANVKLIRELREEINKLKSMLTGDIQSLQPSLKVLADLQKKEAQEKVLTEEWTEKWKVAQSILQEQKSLGLRKSGVGVVLDSEMPHLIGIHNDVTTGVTLYSLKEGETRIGSEDAEVAQDIELAGDGIRAQHCSIVLKGGVVTLHPWPLAQCWVNAHLIDEPKQISQGDIILLGRTNIFRFNNPAEAAKLRKDLSRSQLDMSRLSLITSSKENLLTCSIYSDEDGASPYSKRPERQYYPQRPMSRDDPELQDENRKILDTIENALKQLNVERVQMHDQYKTKVRKLTEELIRLEQEEMDGLQVLNCREQELIARKDMLMWEKNNEKVQIDIVCRQISAFQTQLDSKKRDFSEYVAKELQELQDCGKLDEMGIKIEEGTPLNDELLLQVSDSLDLFAAQFIKETVRRNNEEIRKLDEQIAEKERILNASTTKIAKVDETMLEIQAQLERLRLERLESEAESQAMRAKKQTMKLQLGNKSMSTSTSTNEADDVSKSDTFETCDTFHTAQSNFSLVSSPTITEGQQSPLSNCSCEAEDEAEDTRKDDLSGSSEDASRTCTAGPSSGSGSGSVGLGGSVPSATPSSQAIMSDSGVCLDSRNQALIQNGHINNYRQGLRTSDEDTGSCSSCELGRHSEVARPYCPLHSLRRKIAAQKALIMKNLETDLNKSRLDEHIADLQDLQRRYIQMEQEMLQSVQDLEAHAQCCAEERSGMERQYELASSIMRSSVMSPTSMEESQIYPPSMTRSCPSMREFPEGEHFITIPSFVMRGAGKQTHYEYEVRIALPDGKLNILRRYSRFRELHLCMKHCYGAKISALPFPRRELFASNSEPVAKHRRRLLELYLRRLFVVCSKIPQCPIYDGPGGPGLTRASLVQLSSFFKKGLFENGKHGTG; encoded by the exons CGAGAATGACATGGACGCTCAGCTCATCGTGGAGATGGAGGGCAAGAAGACCAGGCTCCTGAAGCCCCGCCTGCAGTCCATACGCGATGCCGGACGGGACAATCATCATGACTTTACGTTCGACTACTCGTACTGGTCGTTCGATGCGGAGGATCAGCACTTTGCCACCCAGGAGCAGGTCTACAGTGATCTGGGCAACGATGTCGTGGACTGTGCCTACGAAG GTTACAATGCATGTGTCTTCGCCTACGGACAGACGGGCTCGGGGAAGACCTTCACTATGATGGGCACTCCAAACAACCCGGGCCTGATACCGCGCATCTGCGAGGAGCTGTTCGCCCGGATGCGTGTGGGCCAGGAGTCCGGTACTGGCTACCGGACGCACGCCAGCTACCTGGAGATCTACAACGAGCGGGTCAAGGACCTGCTGGCGGCCCAGAGCACCGGCCATGGCCTGCGGGTGCGGGAGCATCGCAGTCTGGGCCCCTATGTGGAGAACCTGTCGCAGCACGCCGTCTCCGACTTTGATGAGATTCAG GAATGCATCGCCCGGGGGAATGCACAACGCACCACGGCCAGCACCAACATGAACGATACGAGCAGCCGGAGTCACGCCATCTTCACGATCACATTTGTGCAGGCCGTCTTCATGAATGACATGCCAAGCGAAACAGTCTCGAAGATCCATTTGGTCGATTTGGCAGGCAG TGAGCGGGCCAACGCCACGGGCGCCACAGGTCAGCGCCTGAAGGAGGGCGCCCACATCAACAAGTCGCTGGTGACCCTGGGCAGCGTTATCTCGGCCTTGGCGGAGCAGACGAGCGCTGGGAATATCAGTAGCTCCTCCCTGGCCACCACACCCAACGGGGCCAGCAAGCGGGTACTCTACATCCCCTACCGCGACTCCATACTCACCTGGCTGCTAAAGGACAGCCTGGGGGGCAACAGCAAGACCATTATGATAGCGGCCCTCTCGCCGGCGGACTGCAACTACAGCGAGACCCTGAGCACCCTTCGGTACGCCAACCGGGCCAAGAACATCATCAACAAGCCGACAGTGAACGAGGATGCTAATGTCAAGCTGATCCGCGAGCTCAGGGAGGAGATCAACAAGCTCAAGTCGATGCTCACTGGAGATATT CAATCGCTTCAGCCTTCCCTCAAGGTACTGGCCGATCTTCAGAAGAAGGAGGCGCAGGAGAAAGTGCTCACCGAGGAGTGGACGGAGAAGTGGAAGGTGGCCCAGTCCATTCTGCAAGAGCAGAAGAGTCTGGGCTTGCGGAAGTCGGGTGTCGGGGTGGTTCTGGACTCAGAGATGCCGCATCTCATCGGTATTCATAACGACGTGACCACGGGAGTGACGCTGTATAGCCTGAAGGAGGGAGAAACGCGAATCGGCAGCGAAGATGCCGAGGTGGCGCAGGACATCGAGCTAGCCGGCGATGGCATTCGCGCCCAGCACTGCAGCATTGTGCTGAAGGGTGGAGTGGTGACTCTGCATCCCTGGCCACTGGCCCAGTGCTGGGTCAATGCCCACTTGATCGACGAGCCCAAGCAGATCTCGCAGGGCGACATCATTCTGCTGGGTCGGACCAACATCTTTCGATTCAACAACCCCGCCGAGGCGGCCAAGCTGCGCAAGGATCTGAGTCGTTCGCAGCTGGACATGTCGCGGCTGTCGCTGATAACTTCCTCCAAGGAGAACCTGCTCACCTGCAGCATCTACTCGGACGAGGACGGAGCCTCGCCGTACAGCAAACGACCCGAGCGCCAGTATTATCCCCAGCGACCCATGTCGAGGGACGATCCCGAGCTACAGGATGAGAACAGGAAGATCCTGGACACCATCGAGAATGCCTTAAAGCAGCTGAATGTG GAACGCGTCCAAATGCATGACCAATACAAGACCAAGGTGCGAAAGCTAACCGAAGAGCTAATCCGCCTGGAACAGGAGGAAATGGACGGACTGCAGGTGTTGAATTGCCGGGAGCAGGAACTGATCGCTCGCAAGGATATGCTGATGTGGGAGAAGAACAACGAAAAGGTTCAG ATCGACATTGTGTGTAGACAAATTTCAGCGTTTCAGACGCAGCTCGACTCTAAGAAACGAGATTTCTCTGAGTACGTAGCGAAAGAATTGCAGGAGCTGCAAGATTGCGGCAAACTGGACGAG ATGGGAATTAAAATCGAAGAGGGCACTCCTCTTAATGatgagctgctgctgcaggtGTCCGACTCGTTGGACTTGTTTGCGGCTCAGTTTATAAAGGAAACTGTTCGAAGAAAT AACGAGGAGATCCGTAAGCTGGATGAGCAGATTGCGGAGAAGGAGCGTATACTCAATGCCAGCACCACAAAGATAGCCAAGGTGGATGAAACCATGCTAGAGATTCAGGCCCAGCTGGAGCGGCTTCGCTTGGAGCGGCTGGAGAGTGAGGCTGAGTCGCAGGCCATGCGTGCCAAGAAGCAGACCATGAAGCTGCAGCTGGGCAACAAGTCCATGTCCACCTCGACGAGCACCAACGAGGCCGACGACGTGTCCAAATCGGATACGTTCGAAACTTGTGACACCTTCCACACCGCCCAATCGAACTTCTCACTCGTCTCGTCGCCCACCATTACGGAGGGCCAGCAGTCGCCGCTGAGCAACTGCTCCTGCGAGGCCGAGGACGAGGCGGAGGACACGCGCAAGGATGACCTCTCCGGCAGCAGTGAGGATGCTTCACGCACCTGCACAGCCGGTCCGAGCAGCGGAAGTGGCAGTGGAAGCGTGGGACTAGGAGGCTCAGTGCCCAGCGCCACACCCAGCTCACAGGCCATTATGAGCGATAGTGGCGTGTGCCTGGACAGTCGCAACCAGGCCTTGATTCAGAACGGGCACATCAACAACTACAGGCAGGGCCTACGCACAAGCGACGAGGACACGGGCTCTTGCTCCTCCTGCGAGCTTGGCCGGCATTCTGAGGTGGCGCGACCCTACTGCCCGCTCCATTCGCTGCGCCGCAAGATAGCCGCCCAAAAAGCCCTCATTATGAAGAATCTCGAAACGGACCTGAACAAGTCTCGGTTGGATGAGCACATTGCTGACCTGCAGGATCTGCAGCGGCGCTACATTCAAATGGAGCAGGAAATGCTGCAGTCGGTACAGGATTTGGAGGCACATGCGCAGTGCTGTGCGGAGGAGCGGTCGGGAATGGAACGGCAATACGAACTGGCCAGCTCTATCATGCGATCCAGTGTGATGAGCCCCACCAGCATGGAGGAGTCCCAGATCTATCCTCCCAGCATGACGAGATCCTGTCCCTCCATGCGAGAGTTTC CTGAAGGTGAACATTTTATCACAATACCCAGTTTTGTGATGCGCGGGGCTGGTAAGCAGACCCACTACGAGTACGAGGTGCGCATTGCCCTGCCCGATGGAAAGCTGAATATCCTTCGGCGCTACAGCCGTTTCCGGGAGCTGCATTTATGCATGAAGCACTGCTACGGAGCCAAG ATCTCTGCATTACCCTTCCCACGTCGAGAGCTGTTTGCCTCCAACAGCGAGCCGGTAGCCAAGCACAGACGTCGCCTACTAGAGCTCTATCTGCGCCGTCTCTTCGTCGTGTGCTCGAAGATACCCCAGTGTCCAATCTATGATGGACCTGGCGGGCCGGGCCTCACACGCGCCTCTCTCGTCCAGCTGTCGTCTTTTTTCAAGAAAGGCCTCTTCGAGAACGGAAAGCATGGGACGGGATAA
- the LOC108121779 gene encoding putative gustatory receptor 98b → MATTQSQLMTAIRPYLHVFSIFAITPPVACFQKSLRKSWCSYLVPGYACYTLVIFLMVMYECYINMTALEREIKDFKVEDFTLFMGNTHKILMALVLFCNHLNMLTQWRRLKNIFKDMGDLDEQVDKALEQYGGMVSLGKFRLRLALGVGWWMCFCVVAIPYLTHLAIGSYVGWPNKVLTQFILVMIQLKGQEFCVFVILIQEFIRRIRHTLEKILEELIDCEETEELQKLCVALRQNQTLAGRVWHLVEEVSGYFSFPMIFMFLYNGLTILHVVNWAYIKQLVIDDDMKYLRPLRCLVLLTSLLIVSFHCDRCIKGYNKEIPRLLHRMSTIPAASSFVTLKMGIREYTLQMQHLKLHFSCGGFFDINLKHFAGIVITIYGYVVILLQFKIQSIAEEKYKLIFNSSASEII, encoded by the exons ATGGCGACTACCCAAAGTCAACTGATGACCGCGATTCGTCCTTATTTGCatgttttttccattttcgcGATCACACCTCCAGTTGCGTGTTTTCAGAAATCCTTAAGAAAAAGTTGGTGCTCGTACTTGGTGCCAGGATATGCTTGCTATACCTTGGTCATATTTTTAATGGTGATGTATGAGTGTTACATAAACATGACTGCATTGGAAAGGGAAATCAAAGACTTTAAGGTGGAGGACTTCACTCTGTTTATGGGAAATACTCACAAGATTCTCATGGCACTTGTGCTGTTTTGCAATCATTTAAATATGCTGACTCAATGGCGGCGTCTTAAGAACATCTTCAAGGATATGGGTGATCTGGACGAACAGGTCGACAAAGCCTTGGAACAATATGGAGGGATGGTTTCCCTCGGGAAATTCCGATTGCGTTTGGCTCTAGGAGTTGGATGGTGGATGTGCTTCTGCGTTGTGGCCATTCCTTATTTAACCCACCTGGCTATTGGATCCTATGTGGGGTGGCCAAACAAGGTTCTCACACAGTTCATACTGGTTATGATACAACTCAAGGGCCAGGAATTTTGTGTTTTCGTAATTTTAATTCAGGAGTTCATACGCCGTATACGACACACTCTCGAGAAGATCCTAGAGGAGCTCATAGACTGCGAGGAAACCGAGGAACTACAAAAGTTGTGCGTTGCTCTGAGGCAGAATCAGACCCTCGCTGGACGAGTTTGGCATTTGGTGGAAGAAGTTAGTGGGTACTTTAGCTTTCCCATGATTTTTATGTTCCTCTATAATGGATTAACAATACTACACGTGGTCAACTGGGCCTACATAAAGCAATTAGTTATCGATGATGATATGAAATATT TACGTCCACTTCGGTGTTTGGTGTTGCTGACAAGTCTTCTAATAGTTTCTTTTCACTGCGATCGTTGCATTAAAGGT TATAATAAAGAAATTCCTCGGCTTCTTCATCGGATGAGTACCATTCCAGCAGCTTCGAGCTTTGTGACCCTAAAAATGGGCATACGGGAATACACCTTGCAGATGCAGCATCTTAAACTACATTTCAGTTGCGGTGGATTCTTTGACATTAATCTGAAGCACTTTGCAGGG ATAGTGATCACCATATACGGTTACGTAGTTATACTTTTGCAGTTCAAAATTCAATCTATTGCTGAAGAAAagtataaattaatatttaatagcaGTGCTAGcgaaattatttaa
- the Klp98A gene encoding kinesin-like protein Klp98A isoform X2, with amino-acid sequence MSSLKVAVRVRPFNSRENDMDAQLIVEMEGKKTRLLKPRLQSIRDAGRDNHHDFTFDYSYWSFDAEDQHFATQEQVYSDLGNDVVDCAYEGYNACVFAYGQTGSGKTFTMMGTPNNPGLIPRICEELFARMRVGQESGTGYRTHASYLEIYNERVKDLLAAQSTGHGLRVREHRSLGPYVENLSQHAVSDFDEIQECIARGNAQRTTASTNMNDTSSRSHAIFTITFVQAVFMNDMPSETVSKIHLVDLAGSERANATGATGQRLKEGAHINKSLVTLGSVISALAEQTSAGNISSSSLATTPNGASKRVLYIPYRDSILTWLLKDSLGGNSKTIMIAALSPADCNYSETLSTLRYANRAKNIINKPTVNEDANVKLIRELREEINKLKSMLTGDIQSLQPSLKVLADLQKKEAQEKVLTEEWTEKWKVAQSILQEQKSLGLRKSGVGVVLDSEMPHLIGIHNDVTTGVTLYSLKEGETRIGSEDAEVAQDIELAGDGIRAQHCSIVLKGGVVTLHPWPLAQCWVNAHLIDEPKQISQGDIILLGRTNIFRFNNPAEAAKLRKDLSRSQLDMSRLSLITSSKENLLTCSIYSDEDGASPYSKRPERQYYPQRPMSRDDPELQDENRKILDTIENALKQLNVERVQMHDQYKTKVRKLTEELIRLEQEEMDGLQVLNCREQELIARKDMLMWEKNNEKVQMGIKIEEGTPLNDELLLQVSDSLDLFAAQFIKETVRRNNEEIRKLDEQIAEKERILNASTTKIAKVDETMLEIQAQLERLRLERLESEAESQAMRAKKQTMKLQLGNKSMSTSTSTNEADDVSKSDTFETCDTFHTAQSNFSLVSSPTITEGQQSPLSNCSCEAEDEAEDTRKDDLSGSSEDASRTCTAGPSSGSGSGSVGLGGSVPSATPSSQAIMSDSGVCLDSRNQALIQNGHINNYRQGLRTSDEDTGSCSSCELGRHSEVARPYCPLHSLRRKIAAQKALIMKNLETDLNKSRLDEHIADLQDLQRRYIQMEQEMLQSVQDLEAHAQCCAEERSGMERQYELASSIMRSSVMSPTSMEESQIYPPSMTRSCPSMREFPEGEHFITIPSFVMRGAGKQTHYEYEVRIALPDGKLNILRRYSRFRELHLCMKHCYGAKISALPFPRRELFASNSEPVAKHRRRLLELYLRRLFVVCSKIPQCPIYDGPGGPGLTRASLVQLSSFFKKGLFENGKHGTG; translated from the exons CGAGAATGACATGGACGCTCAGCTCATCGTGGAGATGGAGGGCAAGAAGACCAGGCTCCTGAAGCCCCGCCTGCAGTCCATACGCGATGCCGGACGGGACAATCATCATGACTTTACGTTCGACTACTCGTACTGGTCGTTCGATGCGGAGGATCAGCACTTTGCCACCCAGGAGCAGGTCTACAGTGATCTGGGCAACGATGTCGTGGACTGTGCCTACGAAG GTTACAATGCATGTGTCTTCGCCTACGGACAGACGGGCTCGGGGAAGACCTTCACTATGATGGGCACTCCAAACAACCCGGGCCTGATACCGCGCATCTGCGAGGAGCTGTTCGCCCGGATGCGTGTGGGCCAGGAGTCCGGTACTGGCTACCGGACGCACGCCAGCTACCTGGAGATCTACAACGAGCGGGTCAAGGACCTGCTGGCGGCCCAGAGCACCGGCCATGGCCTGCGGGTGCGGGAGCATCGCAGTCTGGGCCCCTATGTGGAGAACCTGTCGCAGCACGCCGTCTCCGACTTTGATGAGATTCAG GAATGCATCGCCCGGGGGAATGCACAACGCACCACGGCCAGCACCAACATGAACGATACGAGCAGCCGGAGTCACGCCATCTTCACGATCACATTTGTGCAGGCCGTCTTCATGAATGACATGCCAAGCGAAACAGTCTCGAAGATCCATTTGGTCGATTTGGCAGGCAG TGAGCGGGCCAACGCCACGGGCGCCACAGGTCAGCGCCTGAAGGAGGGCGCCCACATCAACAAGTCGCTGGTGACCCTGGGCAGCGTTATCTCGGCCTTGGCGGAGCAGACGAGCGCTGGGAATATCAGTAGCTCCTCCCTGGCCACCACACCCAACGGGGCCAGCAAGCGGGTACTCTACATCCCCTACCGCGACTCCATACTCACCTGGCTGCTAAAGGACAGCCTGGGGGGCAACAGCAAGACCATTATGATAGCGGCCCTCTCGCCGGCGGACTGCAACTACAGCGAGACCCTGAGCACCCTTCGGTACGCCAACCGGGCCAAGAACATCATCAACAAGCCGACAGTGAACGAGGATGCTAATGTCAAGCTGATCCGCGAGCTCAGGGAGGAGATCAACAAGCTCAAGTCGATGCTCACTGGAGATATT CAATCGCTTCAGCCTTCCCTCAAGGTACTGGCCGATCTTCAGAAGAAGGAGGCGCAGGAGAAAGTGCTCACCGAGGAGTGGACGGAGAAGTGGAAGGTGGCCCAGTCCATTCTGCAAGAGCAGAAGAGTCTGGGCTTGCGGAAGTCGGGTGTCGGGGTGGTTCTGGACTCAGAGATGCCGCATCTCATCGGTATTCATAACGACGTGACCACGGGAGTGACGCTGTATAGCCTGAAGGAGGGAGAAACGCGAATCGGCAGCGAAGATGCCGAGGTGGCGCAGGACATCGAGCTAGCCGGCGATGGCATTCGCGCCCAGCACTGCAGCATTGTGCTGAAGGGTGGAGTGGTGACTCTGCATCCCTGGCCACTGGCCCAGTGCTGGGTCAATGCCCACTTGATCGACGAGCCCAAGCAGATCTCGCAGGGCGACATCATTCTGCTGGGTCGGACCAACATCTTTCGATTCAACAACCCCGCCGAGGCGGCCAAGCTGCGCAAGGATCTGAGTCGTTCGCAGCTGGACATGTCGCGGCTGTCGCTGATAACTTCCTCCAAGGAGAACCTGCTCACCTGCAGCATCTACTCGGACGAGGACGGAGCCTCGCCGTACAGCAAACGACCCGAGCGCCAGTATTATCCCCAGCGACCCATGTCGAGGGACGATCCCGAGCTACAGGATGAGAACAGGAAGATCCTGGACACCATCGAGAATGCCTTAAAGCAGCTGAATGTG GAACGCGTCCAAATGCATGACCAATACAAGACCAAGGTGCGAAAGCTAACCGAAGAGCTAATCCGCCTGGAACAGGAGGAAATGGACGGACTGCAGGTGTTGAATTGCCGGGAGCAGGAACTGATCGCTCGCAAGGATATGCTGATGTGGGAGAAGAACAACGAAAAGGTTCAG ATGGGAATTAAAATCGAAGAGGGCACTCCTCTTAATGatgagctgctgctgcaggtGTCCGACTCGTTGGACTTGTTTGCGGCTCAGTTTATAAAGGAAACTGTTCGAAGAAAT AACGAGGAGATCCGTAAGCTGGATGAGCAGATTGCGGAGAAGGAGCGTATACTCAATGCCAGCACCACAAAGATAGCCAAGGTGGATGAAACCATGCTAGAGATTCAGGCCCAGCTGGAGCGGCTTCGCTTGGAGCGGCTGGAGAGTGAGGCTGAGTCGCAGGCCATGCGTGCCAAGAAGCAGACCATGAAGCTGCAGCTGGGCAACAAGTCCATGTCCACCTCGACGAGCACCAACGAGGCCGACGACGTGTCCAAATCGGATACGTTCGAAACTTGTGACACCTTCCACACCGCCCAATCGAACTTCTCACTCGTCTCGTCGCCCACCATTACGGAGGGCCAGCAGTCGCCGCTGAGCAACTGCTCCTGCGAGGCCGAGGACGAGGCGGAGGACACGCGCAAGGATGACCTCTCCGGCAGCAGTGAGGATGCTTCACGCACCTGCACAGCCGGTCCGAGCAGCGGAAGTGGCAGTGGAAGCGTGGGACTAGGAGGCTCAGTGCCCAGCGCCACACCCAGCTCACAGGCCATTATGAGCGATAGTGGCGTGTGCCTGGACAGTCGCAACCAGGCCTTGATTCAGAACGGGCACATCAACAACTACAGGCAGGGCCTACGCACAAGCGACGAGGACACGGGCTCTTGCTCCTCCTGCGAGCTTGGCCGGCATTCTGAGGTGGCGCGACCCTACTGCCCGCTCCATTCGCTGCGCCGCAAGATAGCCGCCCAAAAAGCCCTCATTATGAAGAATCTCGAAACGGACCTGAACAAGTCTCGGTTGGATGAGCACATTGCTGACCTGCAGGATCTGCAGCGGCGCTACATTCAAATGGAGCAGGAAATGCTGCAGTCGGTACAGGATTTGGAGGCACATGCGCAGTGCTGTGCGGAGGAGCGGTCGGGAATGGAACGGCAATACGAACTGGCCAGCTCTATCATGCGATCCAGTGTGATGAGCCCCACCAGCATGGAGGAGTCCCAGATCTATCCTCCCAGCATGACGAGATCCTGTCCCTCCATGCGAGAGTTTC CTGAAGGTGAACATTTTATCACAATACCCAGTTTTGTGATGCGCGGGGCTGGTAAGCAGACCCACTACGAGTACGAGGTGCGCATTGCCCTGCCCGATGGAAAGCTGAATATCCTTCGGCGCTACAGCCGTTTCCGGGAGCTGCATTTATGCATGAAGCACTGCTACGGAGCCAAG ATCTCTGCATTACCCTTCCCACGTCGAGAGCTGTTTGCCTCCAACAGCGAGCCGGTAGCCAAGCACAGACGTCGCCTACTAGAGCTCTATCTGCGCCGTCTCTTCGTCGTGTGCTCGAAGATACCCCAGTGTCCAATCTATGATGGACCTGGCGGGCCGGGCCTCACACGCGCCTCTCTCGTCCAGCTGTCGTCTTTTTTCAAGAAAGGCCTCTTCGAGAACGGAAAGCATGGGACGGGATAA